TGGGGGCGCAGCAAGCGGCGCCCCTACATAAATCCTATTTCCCCTTAAAATTGGGTGGACGTTTCTCCAGGAAGGCGTTCACGCCCTCGGTCTTGTCCTCCGTGGCAAAACAGAGCGCAAATAGCTTACCTTCATAGGCGAGTGCGCGCTCCAGCGCCATGTCATACCCATCCTCAATGGCCTCCTTGACTGCCTTGACTGCCAATGGAGCTTTAATCGCCAGCTTGTCGGCGAGCTTCCTCACCTCAACCATCAGTTGATCGGCAGGAATGACCTTGTTCAGCAGACCAAGACCCCAGGCCTCCTGCGCTCCAATCATCTCGCCGGTCAGCACGAGCTCTTTCGCACGTTGCTTGCCGATCAACCGCGCCAGACGTTGCGTTCCCCCGCCGCCCGGGATGATCCCCAGGTTGATCTCGGGCTGGCCGATCTTGGCCGCATCTGACGCGT
The window above is part of the Candidatus Methylomirabilis limnetica genome. Proteins encoded here:
- a CDS encoding enoyl-CoA hydratase/isomerase family protein is translated as MGFQTLDLWIEGCLAIITLNRPKALNAINGMMVEELERIVRQIQDDPSVRVVVITGAGDKAFAAGADITEFKAMSPTDAWMFVQRLQRLFLQIERLPKPVIAAVNGYALGGGCELMMACDIVYASDAAKIGQPEINLGIIPGGGGTQRLARLIGKQRAKELVLTGEMIGAQEAWGLGLLNKVIPADQLMVEVRKLADKLAIKAPLAVKAVKEAIEDGYDMALERALAYEGKLFALCFATEDKTEGVNAFLEKRPPNFKGK